From the Bubalus kerabau isolate K-KA32 ecotype Philippines breed swamp buffalo chromosome 2, PCC_UOA_SB_1v2, whole genome shotgun sequence genome, one window contains:
- the P2RY13 gene encoding P2Y purinoceptor 13, whose product MNVTVMKGFNGSERCPRDLRTAQLVFPAIYTAVFFVGILLNSLALWVFIHIPSSSTFVVYLKNTLVADLIMTLTLPFKILSDARLGPWQLRAFVCRFSAVIFYESMYVGITLLGLIAFDRFLKIIRPFGKFFVQKPAFAKGVSTLIWLFLFLLSLPNMILSNKEATPSSVKKCASLKGPLGLKWHEAVNYISQFIFWTVFVLMLLFYTVIAKKVYDSYRKSKSKDSKNNKRLEGKVFVVVAVFFVCFAPFHFSRIPYTHSQTNSKTDCRLQNQLFLAKESTLFLAATNICMDPLIYILLCKRFTERLPCMKGRQIAAFTQENHTSQSDNITLG is encoded by the coding sequence ATGAATGTGACAGTGATGAAGGGCTTCAACGGGTCTGAGCGGTGCCCCAGAGACCTGAGGACAGCACAGCTAGTGTTCCCGGCCATCTACACTGCTGTTTTCTTCGTGGGCATCCTGCTGAACAGTTTGGCCCTGTGGGTGTTCATTCATATTCCCAGCTCCTCCACCTTCGTTGTATACCTCAAAAACACTTTGGTGGCTGACTTGATAATGACGCTCACGCTTCCATTTAAAATCCTCTCTGACGCCCGTCTCGGACCCTGGCAGCTCAGAGCCTTCGTGTGCCGTTTCTCTGCCGTTATCTTTTATGAGTCCATGTACGTGGGCATTACCCTGCTGGGGCTCATAGCTTTTGACAGGTTCCTCAAGATCATCAGACCTTTCGGAAAATTCTTCGTACAGAAACCTGCTTTTGCAAAAGGGGTCTCAACCCTCATCTGGCTCTTTTTGTTCCTCCTCTCACTGCCAAACATGATCTTGAGCAACAAGGAAGCAACGCCATCTTCTGTGAAAAAGTGCGCCTCCTTAAAGGGTCCTCTGGGGCTGAAATGGCATGAAGCGGTGAATTACATTTCCCAGTTCATCTTCTGGACTGTTTTTGTCCTAATGCTTCTCTTCTATACGGTTATTGCAAAAAAGGTGTATGATTCTTACAGGAAGTCCAAGAGTAAGGACAGCAAGAACAACAAAAGGCTAGAAGGTAAAGTGTTTGTTGTTGTGGCTGTCTTCTTTGTGTGTTTTGCTCCGTTTCACTTCTCCAGAATCCCATATACTCACAGTCAAACCAACAGTAAGACTGATTGTCGACTGCAAAATCAACTGTTTCTAGCTAAAGAATCAACTCTCTTTTTGGCAGCAACTAACATTTGCATGGACCCCTTAATATATATACTCTTATGTAAAAGGTTCACAGAGAGGCTACCGTGCATGAAAGGGAGGCAGATCGCAGCATTCACTCAGGAAAATCATACGAGTCAGTCGGACAATATAACCCTAGGCTGA
- the P2RY12 gene encoding P2Y purinoceptor 12: protein MDNLTSVAGNSSQCSRDYKITQVLFPLLYTVLFFVGLITNSLAMRIFFQIRSKSNFIIFLKNTVISDLLMILTFPFKILSDTKLGTGPLRAFVCQVTSVVFYFTMYISISFLGLITIDRYQKTTRPFKTANPNNLLGAKILSVVIWAFMFLISLPNMILTNRRPSDKTVKKCSFLKSEFGLVWHEIVNYVCQVIFWINFLIVIVCYTLITKELYKSYVRTRGAGKVPKKKVNIKVFIIIAVFFICFVPFHFARIPYTLSQTRDVFDCAAENTLFYVKESTLWLTSLNACLDPFIYFFLCKSFKNSLISMLRCSNSTSSPSHDNRKKGQDGSDPSEETPM, encoded by the coding sequence ATGGACAACCTCACCTCTGTGGCTGGGAACAGCAGCCAGTGCAGCAGAGACTACAAGATTACCCAGGTTCTCTTCCCACTCCTCTACACTGTCCTGTTTTTTGTTGGACTCATCACCAACAGCCTGGCAATGAGGATTTTCTTTCAAATCCGCAGTAAATCcaactttattattttccttaagaACACAGTCATTTCCGATCTCCTCATGATTCTGACTTTTCCATTCAAAATCCTCAGCGATACTAAACTGGGAACAGGACCTCTGAGGGCCTTTGTGTGCCAAGTGACCTCCGTCGTGTTCTATTTCACGATGTACATCAGTATCTCATTCCTAGGACTAATAACTATTGATCGCTACCAGAAGACCACCAGGCCCTTTAAGACAGCCAACCCCAACAATCTCTTGGGGGCTAAGATTCTCTCGGTTGTCATCTGGGCATTCATGTTCTTAATCTCCTTACCCAACATGATTCTGACCAACAGGAGGCCGAGTGACAAGACTGTGAAGAAATGCTCATTTCTGAAGTCAGAGTTTGGTCTGGTTTGGCATGAAATAGTCAATTATGTCTGTCAAGTCATTTTCTGGATTAATTTTCTAATTGTCATCGTATGCTATACGCTCATTACCAAAGAACTGTACAAGTCATATGTGAGAACAAGGGGTGCTGGCAAAGTCCCCAAGAAAAAGGTAAACATCAAGGTTTTCATTATCATTGCTgtattctttatatgttttgttcCGTTCCATTTTGCCCGAATTCCCTACACCCTGAGTCAAACCCGGGACGTCTTTGACTGCGCTGCTGAGAATACTCTGTTCTACGTGAAAGAGAGCACACTCTGGTTAACGTCCTTAAATGCATGCCTGGATCCATTCATCTACTTTTTCCTTTGCAAATCCTTCAAAAATTCCTTGATAAGTATGCTGAGATGTTCCAATTCTACATCATCTCCATCCCATGACAATCGGAAAAAAGGACAGGACGGCAGTGACCCAAGTGAAGAGACACCAATGTAA